A DNA window from Falco peregrinus isolate bFalPer1 chromosome 8, bFalPer1.pri, whole genome shotgun sequence contains the following coding sequences:
- the C8H2orf88 gene encoding small membrane A-kinase anchor protein, whose protein sequence is MGCIKSKDAFQGSNAVQDERIREGHEGCTGEKSSLIAAKADEKSPSSTIVLDYAHRLSHEILDQAVKQWAVTESKYSDIPFIESDVP, encoded by the coding sequence ATGGGATGCATCAAATCCAAGGATGCCTTTCAAGGTTCAAATGCTGTCCAGGATGAAAGGATCAGGGAAGGTCACGAAGGATGCACTGGGGAGAAATCATCACTGATAGCAGCGAAGGCAGATGAGAAGAGTCCATCAAGCACTATAGTGCTAGACTATGCGCACCGTCTCTCCCACGAGATTCTTGATCAGGCGGTGAAGCAGTGGGCAGTGACTGAAAGCAAATATAGCGACATCCCTTTTATTGAAAGCGATGTGCCCTGA